From the genome of Zonotrichia leucophrys gambelii isolate GWCS_2022_RI unplaced genomic scaffold, RI_Zleu_2.0 Scaffold_340_55594, whole genome shotgun sequence, one region includes:
- the LOC135441557 gene encoding pro-opiomelanocortin-like, giving the protein MGKILGKIWEKNGKNPGKKWEKSWEQTGKPRESKRRPVKVYPNGANEEEEEEEENSRVWELRRDEPPEEEEEDEEDEEEEEEPGLPWGSRQQKRYGGFMGSEGARPPLLTLFRNAIGRGLPKGGQ; this is encoded by the coding sequence atgggaaaaatcctgggaaaaatctgggaaaaaaatgggaaaaatcctgggaaaaaatgggaaaaatcctgggaacaAACGGGCAAACCAAGGGAAAGCAAGAGGCGCCCGGTGAAGGTTTATCCCAACGGGGCcaacgaggaggaggaggaggaggaggagaattcCCGGGTGTGGGAGTTGCGGAGGGATGAACcccccgaggaggaggaggaggatgaggaggatgaggaggaggaagaggagccgGGGTTGCCGTGGGGGTCCCGGCAGCAGAAGCGCTATGGGGGGTTCATGGGCTCCGAGGgggcgcggccgccgctgcTGACGCTCTTCAGGAACGCCATCGGCAGGGGCCTGCCCAAGGGCGGGCAGTGA
- the LOC135441554 gene encoding pro-opiomelanocortin-like, with product MGKKREKSWEQTGKPRECKRRPVKVYPNGANEEEEEEEENSRVWELRRDEPPEEEEEDEEDEEEEEEPGLPWGSRQQKRYGGFMGSEGARPPLLTLFRNAIGRGLPKGGQ from the coding sequence atgggaaaaaaaagggaaaaatcctgggaacaAACGGGCAAACCAAGGGAATGCAAGAGGCGCCCGGTGAAGGTTTATCCCAACGGGGCcaacgaggaggaggaggaggaggaggagaattcCCGGGTGTGGGAGTTGCGGAGGGATGAACcccccgaggaggaggaggaggatgaggaggatgaggaggaggaagaggagccgGGGTTGCCGTGGGGGTCCCGGCAGCAGAAGCGCTATGGGGGGTTCATGGGCTCCGAGGgggcgcggccgccgctgcTGACGCTCTTCAGGAACGCCATCGGCAGGGGCCTGCCCAAGGGCGGGCAGTGa